One part of the Arabidopsis thaliana chromosome 1 sequence genome encodes these proteins:
- the AVP1 gene encoding Inorganic H pyrophosphatase family protein (AVP1; FUNCTIONS IN: hydrogen-translocating pyrophosphatase activity; INVOLVED IN: response to water deprivation, response to salt stress, establishment or maintenance of transmembrane electrochemical gradient, leaf development, auxin polar transport; LOCATED IN: in 7 components; EXPRESSED IN: 27 plant structures; EXPRESSED DURING: 16 growth stages; CONTAINS InterPro DOMAIN/s: Inorganic H+ pyrophosphatase (InterPro:IPR004131); BEST Arabidopsis thaliana protein match is: Inorganic H pyrophosphatase family protein (TAIR:AT1G16780.1); Has 5891 Blast hits to 5869 proteins in 792 species: Archae - 67; Bacteria - 1317; Metazoa - 5; Fungi - 0; Plants - 299; Viruses - 0; Other Eukaryotes - 4203 (source: NCBI BLink).): MVAPALLPELWTEILVPICAVIGIAFSLFQWYVVSRVKLTSDLGASSSGGANNGKNGYGDYLIEEEEGVNDQSVVAKCAEIQTAISEGATSFLFTEYKYVGVFMIFFAAVIFVFLGSVEGFSTDNKPCTYDTTRTCKPALATAAFSTIAFVLGAVTSVLSGFLGMKIATYANARTTLEARKGVGKAFIVAFRSGAVMGFLLAASGLLVLYITINVFKIYYGDDWEGLFEAITGYGLGGSSMALFGRVGGGIYTKAADVGADLVGKIERNIPEDDPRNPAVIADNVGDNVGDIAGMGSDLFGSYAEASCAALVVASISSFGINHDFTAMCYPLLISSMGILVCLITTLFATDFFEIKLVKEIEPALKNQLIISTVIMTVGIAIVSWVGLPTSFTIFNFGTQKVVKNWQLFLCVCVGLWAGLIIGFVTEYYTSNAYSPVQDVADSCRTGAATNVIFGLALGYKSVIIPIFAIAISIFVSFSFAAMYGVAVAALGMLSTIATGLAIDAYGPISDNAGGIAEMAGMSHRIRERTDALDAAGNTTAAIGKGFAIGSAALVSLALFGAFVSRAGIHTVDVLTPKVIIGLLVGAMLPYWFSAMTMKSVGSAALKMVEEVRRQFNTIPGLMEGTAKPDYATHGGILFKYF, encoded by the exons ATGGTGGCGCCTGCTTTGTTACCGGAGCTCTGGACGGAGATCCTTGTACCGATTTGTGCGGTGATTGGTATCGCCTTTTCGCTTTTCCAATGGTACGTTGTATCTCGCGTGAAACTCACCTCTGACCTCGGCGCATCGTCTTCCGGTGGAGCTAACAATGGGAAGAATGGATACGGTGATTATCTAATCGAGGAAGAGGAAGGTGTTAATGACCAGAGTGTTGTCGCTAAGTGCGCTGAGATTCAGACTGCTATTTCCGAAG GTGCAACTTCATTCCTATTCACGGAGTACAAATATGTTGGTGTCTTCATGATTTTCTTTGCTGCTGttatctttgttttcctcGGCTCTGTTGAGGGATTCAGCACTGATAACAAGCCTTGTACTTACGACACCACCAGAACCTGCAAGCCTGCATTGGCTACTGCAGCTTTCAGTACCATTGCTTTCGTGCTTGGTGCTGTTACCTCTGTTCTATCTGGTTTCCTTGGGATGAAGATTGCTACATACGCTAATGCTAGGACCACTTTGGAGGCGAGGAAAGGTGTTGGAAAGGCGTTCATTGTTGCATTCAGGTCTGGTGCTGTGATGGGTTTCCTTCTTGCAGCGAGTGGTCTATTGGTGCTTTACATTACTATCAATGTGTTCAAGATCTATTACGGAGATGACTGGGAAGGTCTTTTTGAGGCTATTACTGGTTATGGTCTTGGTGGGTCTTCCATGGCTCTCTTTGGCCGTGTTGGTGGTGGGATCTACACTAAGGCTGCTGATGTCGGCGCTGACCTTGTCGGTAAAATTGAGAGGAATATTCCAGAGGATGATCCAAGAAACCCAGCT GTCATTGCTGATAATGTCGGTGACAATGTTGGTGACATTGCTGGTATGGGATCTGATCTCTTTGGATCATATGCTGAAGCATCATGCGCTGCTCTTGTTGTTGCCTCGATCTCATCTTTCGGAATCAACCACGACTTCACTGCCATGTGCTACCCATTGCTCATCAGTTCAATGGGAATCTTGGTTTGTTTGATCACAACTCTCTTTGCCACTGACTTCTTTGAGATTAAGCTTGTCAAGGAGATTGAACCAGCATTGAAGAACCAGCTCATTATCTCAACTGTTATTATGACTGTTGGTATTGCTATTGTGTCATGGGTTGGCTTACCGACCTCCTTTACCATCTTCAACTTTGGAACACAAAAAGTTGTCAAGAACTG GCAGCTATtcctttgtgtttgtgttggtCTTTGGGCTGGACTCATTATTGGTTTCGTCACTGAGTACTACACTAGTAACGCCTACAG CCCTGTGCAAGATGTTGCAGATTCATGCAGAACTGGTGCAGCTACCAATGTTATCTTCGGCCTTGCTCTTGGTTACAAATCCGTCATTATTCCAATCTTTGCTATTGCTATCAGTATATTCGTTAGCTTCAGCTTTGCTGCTATGTATGGTGTTGCTGTTGCTGCTCTTGGTATGCTCAGTACCATTGCCACTGGTTTGGCAATTGATGCTTATGGTCCCATCAGTGACAATGCTGGTGGTATTGCTGAAATGGCTGGAATGAGCCACCGCATCCGTGAAAGAACTGATGCTCTTGATGCCGCTGGAAACACCACTGCTGCTATTGGAAAG GGATTTGCCATTGGCTCTGCTGCCCTAGTCTCCTTGGCTCTCTTTGGTGCCTTTGTGAGCCGTGCAGGGATCCACACCGTAGATGTTTTGACCCCTAAAGTTATCATTGGGCTCCTTGTTGGTGCCATGCTTCCTTACTGGTTCTCTGCCATGACAATGAAGAGTGTGGGAAGTGCAGCTCTTAAGATGGTTGAAGAAGTTCGCAGGCAGTTCAACACCATCCCTGGACTTATGGAAGGAACCGCAAAACCAGACTACGCCAC TCACGGTGGTATCCTTTTCAAGTACTTCTAA
- the AVP1 gene encoding Inorganic H pyrophosphatase family protein (AVP1; FUNCTIONS IN: hydrogen-translocating pyrophosphatase activity; INVOLVED IN: response to water deprivation, response to salt stress, establishment or maintenance of transmembrane electrochemical gradient, leaf development, auxin polar transport; LOCATED IN: in 10 components; EXPRESSED IN: 28 plant structures; EXPRESSED DURING: 16 growth stages; CONTAINS InterPro DOMAIN/s: Inorganic H+ pyrophosphatase (InterPro:IPR004131); BEST Arabidopsis thaliana protein match is: Inorganic H pyrophosphatase family protein (TAIR:AT1G16780.1); Has 6470 Blast hits to 6448 proteins in 793 species: Archae - 67; Bacteria - 1322; Metazoa - 5; Fungi - 1; Plants - 304; Viruses - 0; Other Eukaryotes - 4771 (source: NCBI BLink).), protein MVAPALLPELWTEILVPICAVIGIAFSLFQWYVVSRVKLTSDLGASSSGGANNGKNGYGDYLIEEEEGVNDQSVVAKCAEIQTAISEGATSFLFTEYKYVGVFMIFFAAVIFVFLGSVEGFSTDNKPCTYDTTRTCKPALATAAFSTIAFVLGAVTSVLSGFLGMKIATYANARTTLEARKGVGKAFIVAFRSGAVMGFLLAASGLLVLYITINVFKIYYGDDWEGLFEAITGYGLGGSSMALFGRVGGGIYTKAADVGADLVGKIERNIPEDDPRNPAVIADNVGDNVGDIAGMGSDLFGSYAEASCAALVVASISSFGINHDFTAMCYPLLISSMGILVCLITTLFATDFFEIKLVKEIEPALKNQLIISTVIMTVGIAIVSWVGLPTSFTIFNFGTQKVVKNWQLFLCVCVGLWAGLIIGFVTEYYTSNAYSPVQDVADSCRTGAATNVIFGLALGYKSVIIPIFAIAISIFVSFSFAAMYGVAVAALGMLSTIATGLAIDAYGPISDNAGGIAEMAGMSHRIRERTDALDAAGNTTAAIGKGFAIGSAALVSLALFGAFVSRAGIHTVDVLTPKVIIGLLVGAMLPYWFSAMTMKSVGSAALKMVEEVRRQFNTIPGLMEGTAKPDYATCVKISTDASIKEMIPPGCLVMLTPLIVGFFFGVETLSGVLAGSLVSGVQIAISASNTGGAWDNAKKYIEAGVSEHAKSLGPKGSEPHKAAVIGDTIGDPLKDTSGPSLNILIKLMAVESLVFAPFFATHGGILFKYF, encoded by the exons ATGGTGGCGCCTGCTTTGTTACCGGAGCTCTGGACGGAGATCCTTGTACCGATTTGTGCGGTGATTGGTATCGCCTTTTCGCTTTTCCAATGGTACGTTGTATCTCGCGTGAAACTCACCTCTGACCTCGGCGCATCGTCTTCCGGTGGAGCTAACAATGGGAAGAATGGATACGGTGATTATCTAATCGAGGAAGAGGAAGGTGTTAATGACCAGAGTGTTGTCGCTAAGTGCGCTGAGATTCAGACTGCTATTTCCGAAG GTGCAACTTCATTCCTATTCACGGAGTACAAATATGTTGGTGTCTTCATGATTTTCTTTGCTGCTGttatctttgttttcctcGGCTCTGTTGAGGGATTCAGCACTGATAACAAGCCTTGTACTTACGACACCACCAGAACCTGCAAGCCTGCATTGGCTACTGCAGCTTTCAGTACCATTGCTTTCGTGCTTGGTGCTGTTACCTCTGTTCTATCTGGTTTCCTTGGGATGAAGATTGCTACATACGCTAATGCTAGGACCACTTTGGAGGCGAGGAAAGGTGTTGGAAAGGCGTTCATTGTTGCATTCAGGTCTGGTGCTGTGATGGGTTTCCTTCTTGCAGCGAGTGGTCTATTGGTGCTTTACATTACTATCAATGTGTTCAAGATCTATTACGGAGATGACTGGGAAGGTCTTTTTGAGGCTATTACTGGTTATGGTCTTGGTGGGTCTTCCATGGCTCTCTTTGGCCGTGTTGGTGGTGGGATCTACACTAAGGCTGCTGATGTCGGCGCTGACCTTGTCGGTAAAATTGAGAGGAATATTCCAGAGGATGATCCAAGAAACCCAGCT GTCATTGCTGATAATGTCGGTGACAATGTTGGTGACATTGCTGGTATGGGATCTGATCTCTTTGGATCATATGCTGAAGCATCATGCGCTGCTCTTGTTGTTGCCTCGATCTCATCTTTCGGAATCAACCACGACTTCACTGCCATGTGCTACCCATTGCTCATCAGTTCAATGGGAATCTTGGTTTGTTTGATCACAACTCTCTTTGCCACTGACTTCTTTGAGATTAAGCTTGTCAAGGAGATTGAACCAGCATTGAAGAACCAGCTCATTATCTCAACTGTTATTATGACTGTTGGTATTGCTATTGTGTCATGGGTTGGCTTACCGACCTCCTTTACCATCTTCAACTTTGGAACACAAAAAGTTGTCAAGAACTG GCAGCTATtcctttgtgtttgtgttggtCTTTGGGCTGGACTCATTATTGGTTTCGTCACTGAGTACTACACTAGTAACGCCTACAG CCCTGTGCAAGATGTTGCAGATTCATGCAGAACTGGTGCAGCTACCAATGTTATCTTCGGCCTTGCTCTTGGTTACAAATCCGTCATTATTCCAATCTTTGCTATTGCTATCAGTATATTCGTTAGCTTCAGCTTTGCTGCTATGTATGGTGTTGCTGTTGCTGCTCTTGGTATGCTCAGTACCATTGCCACTGGTTTGGCAATTGATGCTTATGGTCCCATCAGTGACAATGCTGGTGGTATTGCTGAAATGGCTGGAATGAGCCACCGCATCCGTGAAAGAACTGATGCTCTTGATGCCGCTGGAAACACCACTGCTGCTATTGGAAAG GGATTTGCCATTGGCTCTGCTGCCCTAGTCTCCTTGGCTCTCTTTGGTGCCTTTGTGAGCCGTGCAGGGATCCACACCGTAGATGTTTTGACCCCTAAAGTTATCATTGGGCTCCTTGTTGGTGCCATGCTTCCTTACTGGTTCTCTGCCATGACAATGAAGAGTGTGGGAAGTGCAGCTCTTAAGATGGTTGAAGAAGTTCGCAGGCAGTTCAACACCATCCCTGGACTTATGGAAGGAACCGCAAAACCAGACTACGCCACATGTGTCAAGATCTCCACCGATGCTTCCATCAAGGAAATGATACCTCCTGGTTGCCTTGTCATGCTCACACCTCTCattgttggtttcttctttggagTTGAGACCCTCTCTGGTGTCCTCGCCGGATCTCTTGTATCCGGTGTTCAG ATCGCCATATCAGCATCTAACACTGGTGGTGCCTGGGACAACGCCAAGAAATACATCGAG GCTGGTGTATCAGAGCACGCAAAGAGCCTTGGACCAAAGGGTTCAGAGCCACACAAGGCAGCTGTGATTGGAGACACAATTGGAGACCCATTGAAGGATACTTCAGGACCTTCATTGAACATCCTCATCAAGCTCATGGCTGTTGAGTCTCTTGTCTTTGCTCCCTTCTTCGCCACTCACGGTGGTATCCTTTTCAAGTACTTCTAA
- the ATPC2 gene encoding ATPase, F1 complex, gamma subunit protein (ATPC2; FUNCTIONS IN: enzyme regulator activity; INVOLVED IN: ATP synthesis coupled proton transport; LOCATED IN: chloroplast ATP synthase complex, chloroplast; EXPRESSED IN: 22 plant structures; EXPRESSED DURING: 13 growth stages; CONTAINS InterPro DOMAIN/s: ATPase, F1 complex, gamma subunit (InterPro:IPR000131); BEST Arabidopsis thaliana protein match is: ATPase, F1 complex, gamma subunit protein (TAIR:AT4G04640.1); Has 9547 Blast hits to 9544 proteins in 2715 species: Archae - 5; Bacteria - 5540; Metazoa - 280; Fungi - 148; Plants - 177; Viruses - 0; Other Eukaryotes - 3397 (source: NCBI BLink).) yields MTGSISTSWLLSSPSNSNSASSSESYSFIATLKPVRYYPFQSLTPNRISSRSPLPSIQIRAGIRELRERIDSVKNTQKITEAMRLVAAARVRRAQDAVIKGRPFTETLVEILYSINQSAQLEDIDFPLSIVRPVKRVALVVVTGDKGLCGGFNNAVTKKATLRVQELKQRGIDCVVISVGKKGNAYFSRRDEFDVDKCIEGGGVFPTTKEAQVIADDVFSLFVSEEVDKVELVYTKFVSLVKSDPVIHTLLPLSMKGESCDVKGECVDAIEDEMFRLTSKDGKLAVERTKLEVEKPEISPLMQFEQDPVQILDAMMPLYLNSQILRALQESLASELASRMNAMSNATDNAVELKKNLTMAYNRARQAKITGELLEIVAGAEALRES; encoded by the coding sequence ATGACAGGTTCGATCTCGACCTCTTGGCTCTTGTCGTCTCCTTCGAATTCGAATTCGGCTTCGAGCTCAGAGTCCTACTCTTTCATAGCTACCTTGAAACCAGTTCGTTATTATCCGTTTCAATCACTGACACCAAACCGGATTTCGTCGAGATCTCCGTTGCCCTCAATTCAAATTCGAGCTGGAATCCGAGAGTTACGAGAACGAATCGACAGTGTGAAGAATACCCAGAAGATAACGGAAGCGATGAGACTCGTGGCGGCAGCTAGAGTTCGTCGAGCTCAAGATGCAGTCATAAAGGGTAGACCTTTCACTGAAACTCTTGTGGAGATTCTCTACTCAATTAACCAATCTGCTCAATTAGAAGACATTGATTTTCCTCTGAGCATTGTTAGACCCGTGAAGAGAGTTGCTTTGGTTGTTGTTACTGGCGATAAAGGATTGTGTGGTGGTTTCAACAATGCAGTGACCAAGAAAGCTACTCTGCGAGTTCAAGAGTTGAAGCAGAGAGGAATAGACTGTGTTGTGATAAGTGTAGGTAAGAAAGGGAATGCTTATTTTAGTCGGAGAGATGAATTTGATGTTGATAAATGTATTGAAGGAGGAGGTGTTTTCCCAACGACTAAAGAAGCTCAAGTTATTGCAGATGATGTGTTTTCCTTGTTTGTCAGTGAAGAGGTTGATAAAGTTGAGCTTGTTTACACAAAGTTTGTGTCTTTGGTGAAATCTGATCCTGTGATCCACACTCTGTTGCCTTTGTCGATGAAAGGAGAGTCTTGTGATGTGAAAGGTGAGTGTGTTGATGCTATCGAGGATGAGATGTTTAGGCTAACGAGCAAAGATGGGAAGTTAGCTGTGGAAAGGACCAAGCTTGAAGTTGAGAAGCCTGAGATCTCACCGTTGATGCAGTTTGAGCAAGACCCTGTTCAGATTCTTGATGCAATGATGCCTTTGTATCTCAACAGTCAGATTCTAAGAGCACTGCAGGAATCTTTAGCGAGTGAGCTTGCGTCGAGGATGAATGCGATGAGTAATGCGACTGATAATGCGGttgaattgaagaagaatctgacGATGGCTTATAACCGAGCGAGACAGGCTAAGATCACTGGGGAGTTGCTGGAGATTGTGGCTGGAGCAGAAGCTCTTCGAGAGTCTTAG
- a CDS encoding prephenate dehydrogenase family protein (prephenate dehydrogenase family protein; FUNCTIONS IN: prephenate dehydrogenase (NADP+) activity; INVOLVED IN: tyrosine biosynthetic process; LOCATED IN: chloroplast; EXPRESSED IN: 24 plant structures; EXPRESSED DURING: 13 growth stages; CONTAINS InterPro DOMAIN/s: Prephenate dehydrogenase (InterPro:IPR003099), Arogenate/prephenate dehydrogenase (InterPro:IPR012070); BEST Arabidopsis thaliana protein match is: arogenate dehydrogenase (TAIR:AT5G34930.1); Has 919 Blast hits to 907 proteins in 395 species: Archae - 81; Bacteria - 505; Metazoa - 3; Fungi - 100; Plants - 115; Viruses - 0; Other Eukaryotes - 115 (source: NCBI BLink).), with the protein MLLHFSPAKPLISPPNLRRNSPTFLISPPRSLRIRAIDAAQIFDYETQLKSEYRKSSALKIAVLGFGNFGQFLSKTLIRHGHDLITHSRSDYSDAANSIGARFFDNPHDLCEQHPDVVLLCTSILSTESVLRSFPFQRLRRSTLFVDVLSVKEFPKALFIKYLPKEFDILCTHPMFGPESGKHSWSGLPFVYDKVRIGDAASRQERCEKFLRIFENEGCKMVEMSCEKHDYYAAGSQFVTHTMGRVLEKYGVESSPINTKGYETLLDLVENTSSDSFELFYGLFMYNPNALEQLERLDMAFESVKKELFGRLHQQYRKQMFGGEVQSPKKTEQKLLNDGGVVPMNDISSSSSSSSSSS; encoded by the coding sequence ATGCTACTCCATTTCTCTCCGGCGAAACCCCTCATTTCTCCACCCAATCTCCGCCGCAATTCACCCACATTCCTCATTTCCCCGCCGCGATCTCTTCGAATTCGAGCAATCGACGCCGCCCAAATCTTCGATTACGAAACCCAACTCAAATCCGAGTACCGCAAATCCTCTGCTCTCAAAATCGCCGTCTTGGGTTTCGGCAATTTCGGCCAATTCCtctccaaaaccctaattcgacACGGCCACGATCTAATCACTCACTCCCGCTCCGATTACTCCGACGCCGCAAACTCAATCGGAGCTCGTTTCTTCGATAACCCTCACGATCTCTGTGAACAACATCCCGACGTTGTCCTCCTCTGTACCTCAATCCTCTCCACAGAATCAGTCCTCAGATCATTCCCTTTCCAACGTCTCCGTCGTAGCACACTCTTCGTCGATGTTCTCTCCGTTAAGGAATTCCCAAAAGCCCTCTTCATTAAATACCTTCCTAAGGAGTTTGACATTCTCTGTACTCATCCAATGTTTGGACCTGAGAGTGGTAAGCATTCTTGGTCTGGCTTGCCCTTTGTCTACGATAAGGTGAGAATCGGAGACGCAGCTTCAAGACAAGAGAGGTGTGAGAAGTTTCTAAGAATTTTTGAGAATGAAGGTTGCAAGATGGTTGAAATGAGCTGTGAGAAGCATGATTATTACGCAGCTGGATCGCAATTCGTGACGCATACTATGGGAAGGGTTTTGGAGAAATATGGAGTTGAGTCTTCGCCGATTAACACCAAAGGTTATGAGACGTTGTTGGATTTGGTGGAGAACACATCGAGTGATAGCTTTGAGCTTTTCTACGGTTTGTTTATGTATAATCCGAATGCTCTTGAACAGTTGGAGAGATTGGATATGGCTTTTGAGTCTGTTAAGAAGGAGCTGTTTGGGAGATTACATCAGCAATACAGGAAGCAAATGTTTGGTGGGGAGGTTCAATCGCCCAAGAAAACTGAGCAGAAATTGCTCAATGATGGTGGTGTTGTTCCTATGAATgatatatcatcatcatcatcatcatcatcatcatcatcttaa
- the TRFL5 gene encoding TRF-like 5 (TRF-like 5 (TRFL5); FUNCTIONS IN: DNA binding, sequence-specific DNA binding transcription factor activity; INVOLVED IN: regulation of transcription; EXPRESSED IN: 12 plant structures; EXPRESSED DURING: 7 growth stages; CONTAINS InterPro DOMAIN/s: SANT, DNA-binding (InterPro:IPR001005), Homeodomain-like (InterPro:IPR009057), Myb, DNA-binding (InterPro:IPR014778), HTH transcriptional regulator, Myb-type, DNA-binding (InterPro:IPR017930), Homeodomain-related (InterPro:IPR012287); BEST Arabidopsis thaliana protein match is: myb-like HTH transcriptional regulator family protein (TAIR:AT5G58340.2); Has 513 Blast hits to 506 proteins in 61 species: Archae - 0; Bacteria - 0; Metazoa - 35; Fungi - 41; Plants - 402; Viruses - 0; Other Eukaryotes - 35 (source: NCBI BLink).): MEVMDKWVAEFFLRRQLNPRVYAFPLLSALKPVDSDDCVKLKLTAVLRDISNSMIQGTVDEGMLDLLEILEKLLLQEHSVIMGSLKSAYCWTAVECTLRFMWPVNASDGFFGDALERIWRNRIGTLKEKESDLVTRELLKWESDLNKAFEEPEIYQKIRETNIRYNAISHLNQLLKEQWALLGCSSLESEARKRFLKRKDSPYASRRGGNREKANDVEEVGGVENPDGVGKVNEHEQEHEPSLNKGEMLVARELKDFLLEIQRLIDPITRQDQEPNNAMEHSVDVTPQPDGANRTDAEDSEGTSSSRRVRPHLPTPEPLNVSPLKKGRLERPRPRRPMKFWTSEEVAALREGVKEYGKSWKDIKNSYPVVFADRSEVDLKDKWRNLLGRQ; encoded by the coding sequence ATGGAAGTGATGGACAAATGGGTAGCTGAATTTTTCCTCCGACGCCAACTAAATCCTAGGGTTTACGCTTTTCCACTGTTATCGGCTCTGAAACCAGTAGATTCCGACGACTGTGTAAAACTCAAGCTAACTGCTGTTTTGCGGGATATCTCCAATTCCATGATTCAAGGTACCGTAGACGAAGGAATGCTTGATCTCCTCGAAATTCTTGAGAAGCTTCTGTTACAGGAACATTCGGTTATCATGGGATCTCTCAAATCTGCGTATTGCTGGACTGCTGTGGAATGCACGCTTAGGTTTATGTGGCCAGTGAATGCTTCGGATGGCTTCTTCGGTGATGCCCTTGAGAGGATTTGGAGGAATCGGATTGGGACattgaaggagaaagagagcgACTTGGTGACTCGTGAGTTGTTGAAATGGGAGAGTGATCTAAACAAGGCGTTTGAGGAACCTGAGATTTACCAGAAGATTCGTGAGACTAACATCAGGTACAATGCCATCTCTCATCTTAATCAGCTTCTCAAAGAGCAGTGGGCACTACTTGGATGTTCTTCTCTTGAATCAGAAGCTCGAAAGAGGTTTCTTAAGCGTAAGGATTCACCATATGCTTCCCGGAGAGGAGGTAATAGAGAGAAAGCTAATGATGTTGAAGAAGTGGGTGGTGTGGAGAATCCTGATGGGGTTGGTAAGGTGAATGAACATGAACAGGAACACGAGCCAAGTCTTAATAAGGGGGAAATGTTGGTAGCTCGAGAGCTTAAGGATTTTTTGTTGGAGATTCAAAGACTCATCGACCCTATAACAAGGCAAGATCAAGAACCTAACAATGCAATGGAGCATTCAGTTGATGTCACTCCTCAGCCTGATGGGGCAAATAGGACTGATGCAGAAGATAGTGAGGGAACATCATCGTCTAGAAGAGTCAGGCCTCATCTACCAACCCCGGAACCTCTGAATGTATCACCGTTGAAGAAAGGAAGATTAGAAAGACCGCGTCCCAGAAGGCCAATGAAATTCTGGACTTCTGAAGAAGTGGCAGCTTTGAGGGAAGGAGTTAAAGAATATGGAAAATCATGGAAAGATATCAAGAATTCATACCCTGTTGTTTTCGCTGATAGGAGCGAGGTGGATTTGAAGGATAAGTGGAGGAATTTACTTGGTCGTCAGTAG